The segment TTCTTGCCGAGCGGCATCGCGCAGTTGGCCTGATAGTCGCCGAATTTGGGGTCGTTGGTCGGCCGAATCATCTCGAGCAACGGCGCCGTTTCGTCGACCAGCGGGGACAAAACAGCGTCAAATCGACCACGCAGGACTTGCAGAATGTTCATACGGCGTAAGGAGTTGGGTCCAAAAAACGAGAGCGCAAACGGCCATTTTCAGACGATTTCCGGCATTTTACAAGGGCCGGGGAATAGAACACGGAGGCCACGGCGGGGAACGCGGCAAGAGACACGGTAAGAGAGAGGAAGGTATTTAGACGCTACCGGCGAATAACCGAACCTTCAAATCCTCGCTATTTCTTGCGGCGTTTCTTACCGTGCCGAATCCGTGGCCTCCGTGTTCCATTCCTCGACCTTCCCCTGGGCGCTGAGGCGATCAGCAACGACACTCAAGTGTGAAAAAGGGGTCAGGTCTCTTTTTCACGTCTTACGCCTCACTCCACCAGACACGCCGCCGATGTACTTGTTCGATCTCACGTTGCCGACGCCGGAGGAGAATCTGGCTCTCGACGAAGCGTTGCTCGAAGCCAACGAGGCTGGCGAATTGGTCGGCGACGTTTTGCGGCTATGGGAACCGACCGGGCCGCTGGCGGTGATCGGCCGCGCTTCGAGGATCGCCGAAGAGGCGAATCTGCCGGCTTGTGCGGAGCGAGGCGTGCCGGTCTTTCGCCGGACCAGCGGAGGCGCCGCGATCGTCGCCGGGCCAGGCTGTTTGATGTACGCGGTCACGCTCAGTCTGGCCAATCGAGAACATCTCCGGGCAATCGATCTCTGCCATCAGTACGTGATGGAGAAGATGCTCGCCGCGCTGTCGCCCTATGTCGAAGGGGTCGCGTTCCAAGGGACGTGCGATCTGACCTGGAACAATCGAAAGTTCAGCGGCAACAGCCTCCGCGTCAAGCGCGACCATGTCCTTTATCACGGCACGCTCCTCTATGACTTTCCGCTGGAGCTCATCGCCGATTGCCTCCGCCACCCGCCGCGGACGCCTGACTACCGCGAGCAGCGCGACCACACGCAGTTCGTCACCAACTTGCCGATTTCGCGCGAGCAGCTGAAAGCGGCGCTGATCGAAACGTGGGGCGCCGACCAGCCGCTCACCGAATGGCCGCAGCAGCGAACCGCCGATCTGGTCGCCGAGCGGTATGCAACCGATGAGTGGAACCAGATGCGGTAGCGTCACGCGCAATACTAGCCCGAGGCGCGAGCCGAGGGAATGTGCGCGAACCTATCGAAAAAGACACTATCCAGCGCCAGCCGCAAATTGGTTGCGACCTCTTCCCCGCAACCCACCGCATTCCCTCGGCTCGCGCCTCGGGCTAGTATTTCCCCGCTTTCCCCATTCCAAAAAAACTTTTCCCTTGCAGAAAGGTTTTCCGCTCTCGCGTGTCTTACCATAGGAGGGCAATCGCCTTCGCTCGCTCTTCTCCCACGCATGAAGCGACTTAAACCTTGCCGCCACTTCCAGATACGCGCGAAACGCTGATCCGCCGGCTGCCGGACGCCGCTGATGTGGAAGCGTGGGACGCATTTATCGAGATTTATGAGCCGCTGTTGTTTCGGCTCGCGCGGAGCAAAGGGTTTCAGCAAGCCGACGCCGAGGACTTCGTCCAGGAAGTGCTAGCCGCGGTCTCCAAAGCGGTCGGGCGATGGGTCGACGACGAAAATCGCGGTACGTTCAAGGCCTGGCTGTTTCGCATTGCGCAAAACATGGCGATCAACTTCATGACTCGGCCGCGGCATCAACGACTCGGATCGGGCGACAGCCAAATCGCCGGCCTGCTTGCTCAGCATCCTGATCCCAGCAGCGAGTCGACGCAGATGTTCGCCCTCGAATATCGCCGCGAACTCTTTCGCTGTGCGGCGGAGCAAGTTCGCACGCAAGTCAACGAGCGGCAATGGCAAGCGTTCTGGAAGTCGAGCGTCGAAGCGCAGCCGATTCCGGAAGTCGCAGCGGAGTTAGAAATGAGCGTCGGCAGCATTTACATCGCGCGGAGCCGGATTACCAAACGGATCCGCGAAAAGATCTTCTTCCTTGAGGAGCAATCACGATGACGATCGGCTCTTCCCACTGCAGCGACGAACATTTTTTGCTGTTGCTCGACGGAGATGAAACGTCATTGGAGTTTCGCACCGCGGCCGAGCATGTCGAACATTGCCCCACGTGCCAACAGCGTTTGACGGAACTCTCCGGCGATCATGACTTCTGGCAGACGCAGCGTCAGCTCTTGAGCCCGGTCGAAGATGATCAAACCAACACCGGCGAGCTCTATCGTTACCATTCGATCGAAACGAATGTCGCCGAACGCCGCGGCGCCGTCGAAACGCTGGTCCGCGACATGCTCCAGTCGCCATCCCATCCCGAAACGCTCGGGCGACTCGGCCGCTATGAAGTGGAACGAATCATCGGCGTCGGCGGGATGGGGATCGTGCTGAAAGGGTTCGATACCGAACTGCATCGCCCCGTCGCGATCAAACTGCTGGCGCCCCATTTGTCCCGGATCGGCGCCGCGCGGCAGCGATTTGCTCGCGAAGCCCGCGCTGCGGCGGCGGTCGTGCATGAGCATGTCGTCCCGATTCACAACGTCGAGTCGAACGTCGACCATCCTTATCTGGTGATGCAATACATCGCCGGGCAATCGCTGCAGGCCCGCGTCGACGAGTCGGGCCCGTTAAGCGTTTCCGAGATCCTGCGAATTGGCATGCAGGCCGCATCGGGACTCGCCGCCGCTCACGCGCAAGGTTTGGTTCACCGCGACGTCAAGCCGGCGAACATCTTGCTGGAGAATGACGTCGACCGCGCGTACCTGACCGACTTTGGGCTCGCCCGCGCTGCGGACGACGCCAGCTTGACCTATACCGGCGTCGTCTCCGGCACGCCTCATTACATGTCCCCCGAGCAAGCGGACGGGCGGCCGCTGGATCATCGCTCTGACCTGTTCAGTCTCGGCTCGGTCCTCTACTTCATGGCGACCGGTCACCCACCGTTTCGGGCCGAACGCCCGATGGCGGTGCTCAAAAGAACGTGCCACGACCCGCATCGTCCGGCGATGCAGGCCAACGCCGAGATCCCGGAAGAGCTGTCGGAAACGATCGATCGCTTGCTCGAAAAACAACCCGACCGTCGCTTCGCCACGGCCGCCGACTTGCAGAAGAAGCTGGAGCGGATGCTGGCCGACTTGCAGCAAGGGAAGCTGCGACTAAGACATGCACCGCTTGTTCGCCCTTGGATACTCGGCAGCGCAGCCATAACGGCGCTGGCGCTGTTCGTGCTGATGGGAATAACGTTCTACATTACCGCCGGTGTGACTCGTCGACCGGCCGATCCAGGACGCCGTTATCCGATCGTCAACGACAGCGTCGAGTCGATTCAGGCTCGCCTCCAAGCGTTGGAAGGACCAAGCCAAGTCGAGTTGGACTCGCTTCGCTTTCAATTGAACTCACTGGAAGAGATCCCATTCCCCGAAACGGATTTGCAGGAACGAAATGATGCTCAAAACTAAGTGGAATCGTTGGGTCGCGGCGGCGACGTCGTTGTTACTGGTCGGCGTTACCTACGTCGCACTCTTCGCCCAAGAGCAAGATGCCAAGCCAACGGCAACGCTGACCGCCAAGACGTTGACCATCCAAGGTAAACCGAACGAGCCTGACACGTTGATTTTCGTTTCGGGCGAGGAGGGGGGCATTACGCTCAAAACCGAGCAGTCGCCGACTGCGGCGGAAGACGAAGCGGTCATCCGTGTGCCGCTCGATTCGAACACTTTTCCCGGCGAGTGGCTGAATCACAACAAAGGGAATCGAGCGATCTTTCTGTTCGCCGAAGGGACCGGCATCACCAAACAATCGGTGGGAACCCATCGGATCGGCAGCCTCTATGAGATTCGAGAGTTCACGCCGAAGTCGCCCAGCGATAACGTCTTGCTGGTCACATTGGAAATCGTGCATCAAATCAATCCCAAGACCGCGGCGCACATCGCTGCCGGCGAGCAGAAAGAAGTCGACGACTATCACGCCAAAAAGTTCCGGTTTCTCCTCCGCGGCCTTGTGCCGTTGGGCGAACCAATTCCGGATGCGACGGCGCCGATCAATTACCCACGCGATCCCTCGGCATTTCCACCGCAGATGATGCCGATGCCACCAGCTGCTGCTAGTCCGAACTTTTCGATTCCGGCCTCTGGATTTCCGACGACTTCTCCGCCGATTACCGCGGCCGTTCCCCAACAGAAGGCATGGTTTGAAATGCGCCCGAAAACGGAATTGCCAGCGACGGGAACCGCCGCGCCGCATACGTCGGGTCGTTGGGTACCAGGCGAAGTGGCGCCTCCCCATCTCGTGTATGAGCCAAAGTCTCCGCCGGTCTCCCATGCTCCTCCAACGTCCTACGCAGCGCCGATCGCAGTCCCCACCAATTTTCCGGCGTCCGCAACCCTTCCCCCGTCCCCCTACGCAACTCTCGGGCAATATGGTTCGCCCCCTGTCTACTTCCCGCACGCCGCGCCGATGTCCCCCTCCATCATTCCTTCACCGCGGGGCAACGCGATGCAGGCCGCGATCACCAAGTTAGAAGGGGCGAAGTCAGACGAGGAAAAGGAAACGGCTCGCACCGAACTGCGTAAGGTCCTGACCGAAATCTTCGCCGCCGATATGCAAAATCGGGACAAGCAGGCGGCCGACATCGAAGCTCGCGTCAAGAAACTGCGCGAGCAGTATGACGCTCGCGAGAACGCCAAGGACGAGATTATTGAGCTGCAACTGAAGCTGCTTGAGAAACAGGCCGAAGGGCTGGAGTTTCCTGGCAGCGGACCAGCGCGGTAGCGTAGCGAAAAAATAGTAGCCCGAGGCGCGAGCCGAGGGAATGTGCGCGAACCTATTGAATAAGGCGTTATCCGTTGCCGGCCGCAAATTGGTTGCGACCTCTTCTCGGCTACATGCCACTTTCCCTCGGCTCGCGCCTCGGGCTACGATGTGTCCGGCTTCGCTTGCGAAGCCGGCATTTTTCTTTTCTTGGGCAGCTTGATGGCGCATCGACATATTCAACCGCGGAAGGATGAAACGTTTCTCTCCGTCGAGGAAACCAAAACGCGGTTATCGCTGGCGTTCCCGGAATGCGTCTTTGATGACCAGCAAGGAACGGAGATCGCCGACACGATGATCGCCAAGCTCGAGCAACTGCGCGCTCCGGCCGACCTGCTCGCCTTTTATTACGACCGCCGCGACGAAGCGACGCGGTGCTTTGTGTCTGACTCGTCGATCTCTGCGGAAGGGGTTCAGTTCACCCTGTGGCGCGACGGGCCCCTCTTCATCGGTTTCCATTCGGCTTCGCACGAAGAAGCGACGTTGCCGCTGCTCGATCGAATCGCCGCAGCGCTCGACTATGAGGTGTCTTGGTAGTGGGGCGCCAGGCGCAGGCCGACGCCGATTTGATTTCACGTTCCAGTTAACGGCAAGATTTTTCGCCTCACAGGGGGATCGAGGGGGCTTTTCTCAATTATTTGCGCGTTTTAACCCGTTGTCTGATTGCGGGTTACGTCAATGCCTCGTTCAGGGCGCTGACTCGCTGTGTGGCCGTTGTTACAATTGGCCGAACTGGAAATGTCCCGGAGTAACGTAGGCTTTTAATTCCTTTACGGCAGTTTACGCAGTCGTCCCCCAACTTCTTTACCCAGCGTCTTAGCCTACAGACCGGTTTCGTCACTTGCGGCGAATTGAGCAAACCACATTTATCCTGACGCACTAGCTTCTTAAGACATATGTCACGCGACCACCTAGCTCAGCTTCGTGAAGCTGCGCCTGTTATTCTCCCCTCGCTCTTGTTGTGCGACTTCGCCAACTTGGAGCGTGAGGTTGAGCGCTTGCTAGCAGCCGGCGTGAAAGCTCTGCATCTGGATGTGATGGACGGCATATTTGTCCCAAACATGACCTACGGAATGCCGATTGTCGCCGCGTTCCGAAAATTGACCGATCTGCCGCTCGACGTTCATTTGATGATCGAGAAGCCGCAGCAGTACATCCGACAATTCCATGAGGCAGGCGCCGACGTGATCACCATTCACGCCGAAGCTGTCGATGACGTCGCTAGCACCTTGCGAGAAATCCACTCTCTGGGCTGCGGCGCCGGCGTGGCGATTAATCCCGACACCCCGGTCGACGTCATCTTCGACGCCCTGCCCGAGGCGGATCTCGCGTTAATGATGAGCGTCAACGCCGGTTTCGGCGGTCAGTCGTTCAATCCGGTCGCCCTCGACAAAATCCGAGAGGTACGGCGGATCAATTCCGACGTGCTGATTGAGATCGACGGCGGCGTAAATTTGGATACTATTGGGCGCTGCACGGAAGCGGGCGCAGACTTGTTGGTAGTCGGGTCGGCCATTTTCGGCAAACCGGACTACATCACGGCAGTCCGCGACCTGAATTCGGCCGCGGTCGCCGCCTCCTGATCAGCATAGGTGTAGCTTTTATATGTTGCGCGTTGCGCTCATTCGTCCCGGCTGTACCGACTACGACATACAAGGCCGGATCCGCGGCACGTTAAACGTTCCGCTTAGCGACAAAGGTATTACTCAGGTCCAGCACGCGGCCCATGAGATGGCCGATCTCTCGATCGACGTCGTCTACTGCGGCCCCTGCCAACCGGCGGTGCAAGCGGCCGAAATCATCGCCAAGGTCCACATGGCCAAGGTGAAAAAGATCGACAAGTTTCGGAACCTGGACGTCGGACTGTGGCAAGGGAAACTGATCACCGAAGTGAAGCAGAACCAGCCGAAAGTCTATCGACAATGGCAGGAAAACCCGGATGGCATCTGCCCACCTGAGGGAGAGATGCTAGCGGACGCTCGTAGTCGCGTACGGACCGCCCTGGACAAGATTTGTAAGAAATATCAAAACTCAAAAAGCGTTGCCGCGATCGTAACGCCCGAGCCGATCGCGTCGGTGATTCGCTGCGAATTGCTACATCACTGCATCGGCGACCTTTGGAAAGCCGAAGAAGGTAACTGCGGCAGTTGGGAACTGATCGAAATCTCCCCCCAACCCGCCCTTCGTTAATTAGAATAAAAGTACCGCCACTGTCGGCGGCAACAGCCAGAAGGAAATCGAATGTCGTCGACTACGCCTGAGTTCGCCGCCGCTGCAGCCGCCGCCGAAGGTGTCAAACGTGCCAAACGCGGAGTGCCGGAAGGTCTGTGGCAACGCTGCCCCGGATGCCAGGCGGTGATCTTCCGCAAGCAAGCCGAAGAATTGCTCAGCGTTTGTCCCGAATGCGAACATCACTGGTACGTCTCGGCCGCCGATCGCATGGAGCAAGTGCTCGATAGCGGCACCTTCGAAGAGTGGGACGCCGAGCTGATGCCGACCGACCCGCTCAAGTTCGCCGACCAAAAGAAATACGCCGATCGCCTGGTCGCGGAACAAAAGCGAACCGGTCTGCGTGATGCGGCCCTGACCGGCTGCGGCATGATTCGCGCTCGTCGCGTCGCCATCGGCGTCACTGACTCGGCCTTCATCATGGGAAGCATGGGTTCGGTCGTCGGCGAACGTCTCGCTCGCCTGGTCGAACGAGCCGCCGATCAAAACCTGCCGCTCATCATCATCAGCGGCTCCGGCGGTGGAGCTCGTATGCACGAAGGGATTCTCTCCCTGATGCAGATGGCCAAGGTAACCGCCGCGCTGGCTCGCTATCACGAAATGGGCGGTCTGTTCATTTCGGTTCTGACCAACCCGACCATGGGCGGCGTCGCCGCCAGCTTTGCGTCGCTGGGGGACTTGATCTTCGCCGAACCGAAAGCGCTGATCGGCTTCGCCGGCCCGCGTACGATCAAAGCGACCATTCGCATCGAACTGCCGGACGGCTTCCAGACCAGCGAATTCCTGCTGGAACATGGTTTCGTCGACCGCATCGTCCCGCGTGCTCGCCTGAAGAGCGAAATCGCCCGCGCGATCGACTACTGCGGCAAGTAGTCGGTAGGGCAGGCCGTGCCTGCCTTTACAAACACGCGTTCAAAACAAAGGCTGGGTTTCGACCCAGCCTATTTTTTTGCGCGGGAAGGAAACAACCTGCCTGTCAGTCGCCGCGAGATTTCCCAGACAACCACTTCAGATTATGATGGCCATCGCTCGGTACTAATTCCGCCAGGGAAATCGCTCATGCGAATTGCGATCTCAACCGCCGTCATCCTCGTCGCCGCGCTCTTACCATGGATCGGCGCGTGCAATATGCAGTCGGACGAACCGACCGACGAAGCCGAAACTGTCGCACCATCAGCTGTGCCCGATTTTCCTAAATCTCATCGAGTCGCGTCGCCTGACGAAATCCAGACGCTGATCGACCAGCTTTACGTTCCTGGCGACGATCGTAATCGAGTCTCGCGTGTAAAGTCGCTTGGCACGCAAGCCATCCCGCTATTGATCGCAGAATTGAGTTCGGAACGGGCATACTCTCAAAAGTTTCCGATGCCAAAATTCCCTCTGGATGACGAGTGGGCGTTCACTCGCCTTTGCGACGCCCTGGAAGAGACTTCTCCATCCGCCGCGGCGAAACCGCTTGCCAGATTTGCAACGCATCCTGCCGCGGAAGTCCGACGGAACGCGGCCATTCTGCTCGGAAAGATCGGCACGGAAGAATGCGTCAAGCCGCTTACGACGCTGCTGGCCGACGA is part of the Blastopirellula sediminis genome and harbors:
- a CDS encoding lipoate--protein ligase family protein, producing MYLFDLTLPTPEENLALDEALLEANEAGELVGDVLRLWEPTGPLAVIGRASRIAEEANLPACAERGVPVFRRTSGGAAIVAGPGCLMYAVTLSLANREHLRAIDLCHQYVMEKMLAALSPYVEGVAFQGTCDLTWNNRKFSGNSLRVKRDHVLYHGTLLYDFPLELIADCLRHPPRTPDYREQRDHTQFVTNLPISREQLKAALIETWGADQPLTEWPQQRTADLVAERYATDEWNQMR
- a CDS encoding RNA polymerase sigma factor — protein: MPPLPDTRETLIRRLPDAADVEAWDAFIEIYEPLLFRLARSKGFQQADAEDFVQEVLAAVSKAVGRWVDDENRGTFKAWLFRIAQNMAINFMTRPRHQRLGSGDSQIAGLLAQHPDPSSESTQMFALEYRRELFRCAAEQVRTQVNERQWQAFWKSSVEAQPIPEVAAELEMSVGSIYIARSRITKRIREKIFFLEEQSR
- a CDS encoding serine/threonine-protein kinase, with product MTIGSSHCSDEHFLLLLDGDETSLEFRTAAEHVEHCPTCQQRLTELSGDHDFWQTQRQLLSPVEDDQTNTGELYRYHSIETNVAERRGAVETLVRDMLQSPSHPETLGRLGRYEVERIIGVGGMGIVLKGFDTELHRPVAIKLLAPHLSRIGAARQRFAREARAAAAVVHEHVVPIHNVESNVDHPYLVMQYIAGQSLQARVDESGPLSVSEILRIGMQAASGLAAAHAQGLVHRDVKPANILLENDVDRAYLTDFGLARAADDASLTYTGVVSGTPHYMSPEQADGRPLDHRSDLFSLGSVLYFMATGHPPFRAERPMAVLKRTCHDPHRPAMQANAEIPEELSETIDRLLEKQPDRRFATAADLQKKLERMLADLQQGKLRLRHAPLVRPWILGSAAITALALFVLMGITFYITAGVTRRPADPGRRYPIVNDSVESIQARLQALEGPSQVELDSLRFQLNSLEEIPFPETDLQERNDAQN
- the rpe gene encoding ribulose-phosphate 3-epimerase, with amino-acid sequence MSRDHLAQLREAAPVILPSLLLCDFANLEREVERLLAAGVKALHLDVMDGIFVPNMTYGMPIVAAFRKLTDLPLDVHLMIEKPQQYIRQFHEAGADVITIHAEAVDDVASTLREIHSLGCGAGVAINPDTPVDVIFDALPEADLALMMSVNAGFGGQSFNPVALDKIREVRRINSDVLIEIDGGVNLDTIGRCTEAGADLLVVGSAIFGKPDYITAVRDLNSAAVAAS
- a CDS encoding histidine phosphatase family protein → MLRVALIRPGCTDYDIQGRIRGTLNVPLSDKGITQVQHAAHEMADLSIDVVYCGPCQPAVQAAEIIAKVHMAKVKKIDKFRNLDVGLWQGKLITEVKQNQPKVYRQWQENPDGICPPEGEMLADARSRVRTALDKICKKYQNSKSVAAIVTPEPIASVIRCELLHHCIGDLWKAEEGNCGSWELIEISPQPALR
- the accD gene encoding acetyl-CoA carboxylase, carboxyltransferase subunit beta, with product MSSTTPEFAAAAAAAEGVKRAKRGVPEGLWQRCPGCQAVIFRKQAEELLSVCPECEHHWYVSAADRMEQVLDSGTFEEWDAELMPTDPLKFADQKKYADRLVAEQKRTGLRDAALTGCGMIRARRVAIGVTDSAFIMGSMGSVVGERLARLVERAADQNLPLIIISGSGGGARMHEGILSLMQMAKVTAALARYHEMGGLFISVLTNPTMGGVAASFASLGDLIFAEPKALIGFAGPRTIKATIRIELPDGFQTSEFLLEHGFVDRIVPRARLKSEIARAIDYCGK